One part of the Anopheles merus strain MAF chromosome 3L, AmerM5.1, whole genome shotgun sequence genome encodes these proteins:
- the LOC121598571 gene encoding LOW QUALITY PROTEIN: cGMP-dependent protein kinase egl-4-like (The sequence of the model RefSeq protein was modified relative to this genomic sequence to represent the inferred CDS: inserted 2 bases in 2 codons), with protein MASRKKADEEKLKKRRLARFRFKRLVHVVICNRYWITEIEDREIGNNVTRNVAVIDRRLTHKGTLTIIEKKILNSPPAERTREQRRVLRTVLRKIDCLQELTVDQLNDLAGCATFEYFEPGRVVLREGHHPNGVYFLANGEITVSRLRWDSIYLRHNDTPCGTRTRGQMFGEIALLHDCPRTATCTTATDCELLCLSRADFDRILKRTLLDRWRQLQLALERFDYFKYWTNDQVRECCLLSRIVAFDTQQKLPVDGDARHTYFVLSGQCMILQCLTVAKVHGTYRLVPIATNESAAAKQTSRDASAAPMQPAIEHRXIDVGTFSCGSVFGLGEPMPHRMVVARNXVQCLVIPRGWLFEKQQNVGNTWQRIRMKLEMTIQRDRLFEQFVRDQRWQRYRKALVREYVRLRPRQNATQLADVPIMCRVEQGEI; from the exons ATGGCATCAAGAAAGAAGGCAGAT GAAGAGAAGCTAAAAAAGCGCCGGCTGGCCCGGTTTCGCTTCAAGCGCTTGGTGCACGTGGTCATATGCAACCGCTACTGGATCACCGAAATCGAGGACCGTGAAATCGGCAACAACGTGACCCGCAATGTCGCCGTCATTGACCGTCGCCTAACGCACAAAGGAACGCTTACGATAATC GAAAAGAAAATCCTCAACAGTCCACCGGCCGAGCGAACCCGAGAGCAGCGGCGTGTGCTGCGGACCGTGCTGCGCAAGATAGACTGTCTCCAGGAGCTGACGGTGGACCAGCTGAACGATCTGGCCGGCTGTGCCACGTTCGAGTACTTCGAGCCGGGTCGGGTCGTCTTGCGCGAGGGCCACCATCCGAATGGCGTGTACTTTCTTGCCAATGGTGAAATTACCGTCAGCCGGCTACGCTGGGACAGT ATCTACCTCCGACACAACGACACACCGTGCGGTACGAGGACGCGGGGACAAATGTTTGGCGAAATTGCACTCCTGCACGATTGCCCGCGCACGGCAACCTGCACCACAGCAA CCGACTGTGAATTACTGTGCCTTTCGCGGGCCGATTTCGATCGCATCCTCAAGCGCACGCTGCTCGACCGCTGGCGCCAACTGCAGCTTGCGCTGGAGCGGTTTGATTACTTCAAATATTGGACCAACGATCAG GTGCGGGAATGCTGTCTGCTGAGCCGAATCGTTGCCTTCGACACGCAGCAGAAGCTTCCGGTCGATGGTGACGCACGGCACACGTACTTCGTGCTGAGCGGCCAGTGCATGATATTGCAGTgcctgacggtggcgaaggtGCACGGCACGTACCGGCTCGTACCGATTGCGACTAACGAATCGGCCGCCGCTAAGCAAACGTCACGCGATGCCAGCGCAGCACCGATG CAGCCAGCGATCGAGCATC TCATTGACGTGGGCACATTTTCCTGCGGCTCGGTGTTTGGGCTCGGCGAACCAATGCCGCACCGGATGGTGGTCGCCCGGA GGGTGCAGTGTTTGGTGATACCGCGCGGCTGGCTGTTCGAGAAGCAGCAGAACGTGGGCAACACCTGGCAGCGCATTCGCATGAAGCTGGAGATGACCATCCAGCGGGACCGGCTGTTCGAGCAGTTTGTGCGGGATCAGCGCTGGCAGCGCTACCGGAAGGCGCTGGTGCGCGAGTACGTTCGGCTGCGTCCGCGACAGAACGCCACGCAGCTAGCGGACGTACCGATCATGTGCCGGGTGGAGCAGGGCGAGATTTAG